A DNA window from Solanum lycopersicum chromosome 3, SLM_r2.1 contains the following coding sequences:
- the LOC101247511 gene encoding (+)-menthofuran synthase-like, whose translation MISSFADFFFLFFLSFVLLSFFRLSSKKSKKNLPPSPPKFPFIGNFHQLGQQPHRSLQKLTNEYGPMMMLQFGSVPVLIASSAEAATQIMKTQDLGFANKPKSIIPSKLFFGPKDVAFTPYGEYWRNARSVCMLQLLNNKRVQSFSKIREEETSLLLRKINHSIDNSQVVDLTDLFVSMTNDVLCRVALGRKYCDGGEGKKFKSLVIELVELLGVFNIGDYMPWLVWVNHFNGLNAKVDKVAEEFSAFLEGVIEEHNEKIKTDEKEEGSADFVDILLQVQKENKSGFNFEMDSIKAIIMDMFSAGTDTTSTLLEWTMNELIRNPNTLRKLRDEVRQVTQGKSDVTEDDLEHMPYLNAVMKESLRLHSPVPLLPREAIKDTKVLGYDVAAGTQVFVCPWAISRDPTIWENPEEFQPERFLDSCVDYKGLHFELIPFGAGRRGCPGITFAKVVNELALARMLFHFEFSLPNGIKAEDLDVDEALGITVRRKFPLLVVATPRI comes from the coding sequence ATGATTTCTTCATTtgcagatttttttttcttatttttcttgtcaTTTGTTCTGCTATCATTTTTCCGTCTTTCAtccaaaaaatcaaagaaaaatctTCCTCCATCTCCTCCAAAGTTTCCATTCATCGGAAACTTTCATCAATTGGGGCAACAACCACACCGCTCTCTCCAAAAATTAACGAATGAATATGGCCCAATGATGATGCTTCAGTTCGGCAGCGTCCCAGTATTAATCGCTTCCTCAGCCGAAGCAGCTACCCAGATCATGAAGACTCAGGATCTGGGTTTTGCTAACAAGCCCAAGTCCATTATTCCCAGCAAGCTTTTTTTCGGTCCAAAAGACGTGGCCTTCACTCCATATGGTGAGTACTGGAGGAACGCCAGAAGTGTTTGTATGCTTCAGCTTTTGAACAACAAAAGAGTCCAATCCTTTAGTAAAATTAGGGAAGAAGAAACTTCTCTTCTTCTCCGAAAGATTAACCACTCAATTGACAATTCACAAGTTGTCGATTTGACGGATCTGTTTGTGAGCATGACGAACGACGTGCTTTGCAGGGTGGCATTAGGAAGGAAGTATTGTGACGGTGGAGAAGGGAAAAAATTCAAGTCATTAGTAATAGAGCTTGTTGAATTATTGGGTGTTTTTAACATCGGCGATTACATGCCATGGCTTGTGTGGGTGAATCATTTCAACGGTTTAAATGCGAAAGTGGACAAGGTAGCTGAGGAGTTTAGTGCATTTTTGGAAGGCGTAATTGAGGAACACAACGAGAAGATCAAAACGGATGAGAAAGAGGAAGGATCAGCAGACTTTGTGGATATATTGCTCCAAGTTCAGAAAGAAAACAAATCcggttttaattttgaaatggaTTCGATTAAAGCTATTATCATGGATATGTTTTCTGCAGGAACAGATACAACCTCCACTCTTTTAGAATGGACAATGAATGAACTCATCAGAAATCCAAATACGTTACGAAAATTAAGAGATGAGGTGAGGCAAGTAACTCAAGGGAAATCAGACGTAACAGAGGACGATTTGGAACACATGCCTTATTTAAATGCAGTAATGAAAGAGAGCCTACGTCTTCATTCTCCGGTGCCATTGCTTCCTCGGGAAGCAATTAAGGACACCAAAGTATTGGGCTACGACGTGGCTGCTGGAACTCAAGTCTTTGTTTGTCCATGGGCTATCTCTAGGGATCCAACCATATGGGAAAATCCAGAGGAGTTTCAACCAGAAAGGTTTTTGGATAGTTGTGTTGATTACAAAGGGTTACATTTCGAGTTAATTCCATTTGGTGCAGGCAGAAGAGGTTGTCCTGGAATCACATTCGCTAAGGTCGTGAATGAATTGGCATTGGCAAGAATGTTGTTTCATTTTGAATTTTCGCTACCAAATGGAATAAAAGCGGAAGATTTGGATGTGGATGAAGCACTTGGAATTACAGTCAGACGAAAGTTCCCTCTCTTAGTCGTTGCAACTCCACGCATTTGA